One genomic region from Thermoleptolyngbya sichuanensis A183 encodes:
- a CDS encoding alpha/beta fold hydrolase, producing the protein MTLDFSSPRSPETNGWQHCFIETNRIRLHCVTQGEGELVVLLHGFPEFWYSWRHQIPALAKHFKVVVPDLRGYNDSDKPSAGYDLDTLSADIQGIIENLGYLKAHIVGHDWGGAIAWHLAQTVPQRLHRLAILNAPHPHRLMQEMSSNLDQLRRSWYMLAFQVPGLPEWLIRQNLRNFVTTAMQEFCIRKGAFSRRDMDIYQAALEKPGVLTAAINYYRQLLSPRRLMREWGRSPLPVTVPTLVLWGEDDHFLGQSLLENLDALVKAPLRLTRIADCGHWIQQEVPQTVNRELLNFLRQPYPA; encoded by the coding sequence ATGACCCTCGATTTTTCCTCTCCGCGATCGCCCGAAACCAATGGCTGGCAGCACTGCTTTATTGAAACAAACCGCATCCGTCTGCACTGCGTGACGCAGGGAGAGGGCGAACTGGTAGTCTTGCTGCACGGGTTTCCTGAGTTCTGGTATTCCTGGCGGCACCAAATTCCAGCGCTGGCAAAACATTTCAAAGTCGTCGTGCCGGATCTGCGCGGCTACAACGATTCCGACAAGCCCAGCGCGGGCTACGACCTGGATACCCTCAGCGCCGACATCCAGGGCATTATTGAGAACCTGGGCTATCTGAAGGCGCATATCGTTGGGCACGACTGGGGCGGGGCGATCGCCTGGCACTTGGCGCAGACCGTTCCCCAGCGGCTGCATCGGCTGGCGATTCTAAACGCGCCCCATCCCCACCGTTTGATGCAGGAGATGTCGAGCAATCTCGACCAACTGCGGCGGAGTTGGTATATGCTGGCGTTTCAGGTGCCGGGGCTGCCGGAATGGCTAATTCGCCAAAACCTGCGAAACTTTGTGACGACGGCTATGCAGGAATTCTGCATCCGCAAGGGAGCCTTTAGCCGTCGAGATATGGACATTTATCAGGCGGCGCTAGAGAAACCAGGCGTGCTGACGGCAGCGATCAATTACTATCGACAACTGCTGTCGCCCCGACGGCTGATGCGCGAATGGGGGCGATCGCCCCTGCCCGTCACCGTGCCCACCCTCGTCCTCTGGGGCGAAGATGACCATTTCCTGGGCCAATCTCTTTTGGAAAACCTGGATGCGCTGGTCAAAGCACCGCTGCGCCTGACTCGCATCGCCGACTGTGGCCACTGGATTCAGCAGGAAGTGCCCCAGACAGTCAACCGCGAACTGCTCAACTTTTTGCGGCAGCCGTATCCCGCGTAG
- a CDS encoding transglycosylase domain-containing protein, with amino-acid sequence MTGFFDRVQGWVKPEGDALHSGKDDRLAQTSSGLGVPFADDTSTQDTPADLPVEASTQAPVDVAVPVSPPQPDPALVEWSKPNPDLEPPKRSPRRFYQAWYAWVVMAALAGAGGFGMAAIDTVRQIQSELPDPEDALTYTRDGSMTIKAADGTVLQQLGPATREALSLDQIPDTMINAFIAAEDKKFYEHSGVDYRAIARAALANLSAGEVVEGASTITQQVTRIVFLGQERTLDRKLREALMAHKMENELTKDQILERYLNLVYLGSGAYGVGDAAWIYFSKPIGELSLSETAMIAGLAPAPSEYSPLVNPDLARSRRDIVLERMYESGFITAAELAEAKAAEIELAPSQPRNLISQTPHFTSYILQQELPQRVSPEVLEVGGLTIETTLNPRWQAIAQETVAKAVERYGRWERFSEAALVSIDPRTGEIKALVGGKDLIAGQFNRATQAQRQPGSTFKAFVYTAAIAAGFSPYKNYLDSKLVVDGYEVKNYSERHAGDVSMRDALARSINVVAVKVMLDVGFNPVIETAKRMGIQSKLIPAYSLALGTLEVNLLELTSAYGTLAAQGKHIEPHGITRIIDRFGNVIYEANFTPEQAVDTDSANIMTWMLRGVVNGGTGGNAALQGRPVAGKTGTTDAKRDLWFIGYIPQLVTGVWLGNDNNRPTAGASSTAALVWRNYMAQATEGMPVESFPQPNLRGDRKGSIKAERIRPRRMFVGPTTGGDAEGESSGSGSRSRRRSEEAAPARSPSSPAAREASPDTRSEPRKIRNSDPVQAAPSSPEEPPARPQPPAPPVEPEPRPAEPRPEPVRVERPQPEPVEARPAPPPPPPPPERPAPPPRLERPRSEPAAPAPAPAEAPPPATE; translated from the coding sequence GTGACAGGTTTCTTTGATCGAGTTCAGGGCTGGGTCAAGCCAGAGGGCGACGCGCTACACAGCGGCAAGGACGACCGTCTGGCTCAAACCTCAAGCGGCTTGGGTGTCCCGTTTGCAGACGACACTTCGACGCAGGACACGCCAGCCGATCTGCCTGTAGAAGCTTCCACTCAGGCTCCTGTGGATGTGGCAGTGCCCGTTTCTCCGCCCCAGCCCGACCCGGCACTGGTGGAATGGTCAAAACCCAACCCCGATCTGGAGCCGCCTAAGCGATCGCCCCGTCGGTTCTATCAGGCCTGGTATGCCTGGGTGGTGATGGCTGCCCTGGCGGGTGCGGGCGGTTTTGGCATGGCGGCCATCGATACGGTGCGCCAGATCCAGAGCGAGCTACCCGACCCGGAAGACGCGCTGACCTATACCCGCGATGGCTCGATGACCATCAAGGCGGCAGACGGCACGGTGCTGCAACAGCTTGGGCCCGCAACGCGAGAAGCGCTCTCACTCGACCAGATCCCAGACACGATGATAAACGCCTTCATCGCTGCTGAGGACAAAAAGTTTTATGAACACAGTGGCGTGGACTATCGGGCGATCGCCCGGGCAGCCTTGGCAAACCTGTCGGCCGGCGAAGTGGTCGAAGGGGCTAGCACCATCACCCAGCAGGTGACGCGGATCGTCTTTCTGGGGCAGGAGCGCACCCTCGACCGCAAGCTGCGGGAGGCGCTGATGGCGCACAAAATGGAAAATGAGCTAACCAAGGATCAAATCCTGGAGCGCTACCTGAACTTGGTCTATCTGGGGTCAGGCGCGTATGGCGTGGGCGATGCCGCCTGGATTTATTTCAGCAAGCCGATTGGCGAGCTTTCTTTGTCTGAAACGGCCATGATTGCTGGGCTGGCCCCCGCCCCTAGCGAATACTCGCCGCTGGTGAACCCAGATCTGGCCCGCAGCCGCCGCGATATTGTTCTGGAGCGAATGTATGAGTCCGGATTCATCACCGCCGCAGAACTGGCGGAGGCAAAAGCAGCAGAAATTGAGCTAGCGCCCAGCCAGCCCCGTAACCTCATCAGCCAAACGCCCCACTTTACCTCCTACATCCTCCAGCAAGAACTGCCTCAGCGCGTTAGCCCGGAGGTGTTGGAAGTGGGCGGATTGACCATCGAGACGACGCTGAATCCCAGGTGGCAAGCTATTGCTCAGGAAACGGTCGCCAAAGCCGTCGAGCGCTATGGACGATGGGAGCGGTTTTCTGAAGCGGCTTTGGTGTCTATCGACCCCCGCACAGGCGAAATCAAGGCGCTGGTGGGCGGAAAGGATTTGATCGCGGGTCAGTTTAACCGGGCAACTCAGGCGCAGCGCCAGCCCGGATCGACCTTCAAGGCTTTTGTGTATACAGCGGCGATCGCCGCTGGATTCTCTCCGTACAAAAACTATCTAGACTCTAAGTTGGTTGTCGATGGTTATGAAGTCAAAAACTACAGCGAGAGACATGCGGGCGACGTATCTATGCGGGATGCGCTAGCCCGCTCAATCAATGTGGTTGCAGTCAAGGTAATGCTGGATGTAGGCTTCAACCCGGTGATAGAAACCGCCAAACGCATGGGCATTCAGTCTAAGCTGATTCCTGCCTACTCGCTGGCACTGGGCACGCTGGAGGTCAACCTGCTGGAACTCACCAGCGCCTACGGCACTCTCGCTGCTCAAGGGAAGCACATCGAGCCACACGGCATCACGCGCATCATCGACCGCTTTGGCAACGTGATTTATGAGGCAAACTTCACGCCAGAGCAGGCTGTAGATACCGACAGCGCCAATATCATGACCTGGATGCTGCGGGGCGTGGTGAATGGTGGCACAGGCGGCAACGCTGCATTGCAGGGTAGGCCCGTCGCTGGCAAAACGGGAACCACCGATGCTAAGCGCGACCTCTGGTTCATCGGCTATATTCCTCAACTGGTGACGGGGGTATGGCTGGGAAATGACAACAACCGCCCGACGGCAGGAGCCAGCAGCACGGCCGCCCTCGTATGGCGCAACTATATGGCGCAGGCAACCGAGGGAATGCCGGTCGAGTCGTTCCCGCAGCCCAACCTGCGCGGCGATCGCAAAGGTTCCATCAAGGCAGAGCGAATTCGCCCCCGGAGAATGTTCGTTGGCCCGACAACTGGAGGCGACGCGGAGGGAGAATCTTCTGGTTCTGGCAGCCGCTCTCGCCGTCGATCCGAGGAAGCAGCACCCGCGCGATCGCCCAGTTCTCCTGCGGCTCGCGAAGCCTCCCCAGATACTCGTTCCGAGCCTCGCAAGATTCGCAATAGTGACCCTGTGCAGGCAGCCCCATCGTCCCCTGAAGAGCCACCTGCTCGTCCACAGCCTCCAGCACCCCCTGTCGAGCCAGAGCCGCGTCCCGCAGAGCCGCGTCCTGAACCCGTGCGGGTCGAGCGTCCCCAACCAGAACCCGTGGAAGCTCGTCCAGCGCCGCCGCCACCGCCGCCACCGCCTGAGCGTCCTGCCCCGCCCCCTCGCCTGGAGCGGCCTCGCTCCGAGCCTGCGGCCCCAGCCCCGGCCCCGGCAGAAGCGCCCCCTCCTGCAACAGAGTAA
- a CDS encoding arylsulfatase produces MPNGKPNILILWGDDIGWWNISYNSRGQMGYRTPNIDRIANEGVAFTDYYGQQICTAGRAAFICGQNPIRTGLTKVGMPGADVGLQKEDPTIAELLKPLGYTTGQFGKNHLGDRDEFLPTLHGFDEFFGNLYHLNAEEEPEDPDYPKDPAFKQRFGPRGVLHCLADGKGGQTIEDTGPLTKRRMETIDDEVTERALGFIDKAHQDGKPFFVWYNTTAMHFRTHVADKNKGKSGQGDYNDAMVAHDKHIGEMLDKLDELGIADDTIVMYSTDNGVHYNTWPDAGITPFRSEKNTNWEGGWRVPTFFCWPGHIPAGSVVNGIVSHQDILPTLLAAAGEPDIKEKLLNGHTIGDRTYKVHLDGFNMLPYLCREVEESHRKSFFYISDDGDILAIRVGDWKTVLMEQRAKTLQCWFEPFVKLRAPKIFNLRRDPFERADENSNTYWDWVISHTYLIYWMQAAVAQQIEAFTQFPPRQKPASFNLDAVMRQLEEAGSSRYH; encoded by the coding sequence ATGCCCAACGGTAAACCCAACATTCTCATTCTTTGGGGTGACGATATCGGCTGGTGGAACATCAGCTACAACAGCCGGGGCCAGATGGGCTACCGCACCCCCAATATCGATCGCATCGCCAACGAAGGGGTAGCCTTCACCGACTACTACGGTCAACAGATCTGCACCGCTGGTCGGGCCGCCTTTATCTGCGGCCAAAACCCCATTCGCACCGGCCTCACCAAGGTAGGCATGCCGGGGGCCGATGTGGGTCTGCAAAAAGAAGACCCTACGATCGCCGAGCTGCTTAAGCCCTTAGGCTACACCACCGGCCAGTTTGGCAAAAACCACCTAGGCGACAGGGATGAATTTTTGCCCACCCTGCACGGCTTTGACGAGTTCTTTGGCAACCTCTACCACCTCAACGCCGAGGAAGAACCCGAAGACCCTGACTATCCCAAAGACCCGGCCTTTAAGCAGCGGTTTGGCCCGCGTGGGGTGCTGCACTGCCTGGCCGATGGCAAGGGCGGACAGACCATCGAAGACACCGGCCCGCTGACCAAAAGGCGCATGGAAACCATCGATGACGAGGTGACAGAGCGCGCCCTCGGCTTTATCGATAAGGCCCACCAAGACGGCAAGCCTTTCTTTGTGTGGTACAACACCACGGCCATGCACTTTCGCACCCACGTAGCCGATAAGAACAAGGGCAAGAGCGGCCAGGGCGACTATAACGATGCCATGGTGGCTCACGACAAGCACATCGGCGAAATGCTCGACAAGCTCGACGAGCTAGGCATTGCCGACGACACCATCGTCATGTACTCCACCGACAACGGTGTACACTATAACACCTGGCCTGATGCAGGCATCACCCCTTTCCGCAGCGAAAAAAACACCAACTGGGAAGGCGGCTGGCGGGTTCCGACCTTTTTCTGCTGGCCCGGTCACATCCCCGCCGGTTCAGTGGTGAATGGCATTGTCTCGCACCAAGATATTTTGCCGACCCTACTGGCGGCGGCAGGAGAACCTGACATTAAAGAAAAACTGCTGAATGGCCACACCATTGGCGATCGCACCTATAAGGTCCACCTCGACGGCTTCAACATGCTGCCCTACCTGTGTAGAGAGGTGGAGGAAAGCCACCGCAAATCTTTCTTCTACATCAGCGACGACGGCGACATTCTGGCGATTCGCGTTGGCGACTGGAAGACGGTGCTGATGGAGCAGCGGGCCAAGACTTTGCAATGCTGGTTTGAGCCTTTTGTGAAACTACGGGCACCCAAGATATTCAACCTGCGCCGCGACCCCTTTGAGCGGGCCGACGAGAACTCAAACACCTACTGGGATTGGGTGATCTCCCACACCTATTTAATTTACTGGATGCAGGCAGCAGTGGCGCAGCAGATCGAGGCGTTTACGCAATTTCCGCCCCGGCAAAAGCCCGCCTCGTTCAACCTGGATGCGGTGATGCGACAGCTAGAAGAAGCAGGCAGCAGCCGTTACCACTAG
- a CDS encoding nitrate reductase associated protein, translating to MSQVFQFEQDFADSLRCVPMRVRYNLDTCGIKLKLTHWHALPWGDRQLLLDLPCQSEADIAAYRQRVYDLVAAQGGDRPADLPLDPQPAWLNAHQIPDSVQQQGQRVGVCLTTEQWSRLDPLQRFALIKLSQSSHEHQNFLPALREFGVLQSAGSEA from the coding sequence TTGAGCCAGGTTTTCCAATTTGAGCAGGATTTTGCCGATTCGCTGCGGTGCGTGCCCATGCGCGTCCGTTATAACCTCGACACTTGTGGGATAAAGCTGAAGCTGACCCATTGGCACGCGCTGCCTTGGGGCGATCGCCAACTGCTGCTCGACTTGCCCTGCCAAAGCGAGGCAGACATCGCCGCCTATCGCCAGCGAGTGTATGACCTGGTGGCTGCCCAAGGGGGCGATCGCCCAGCCGATTTGCCCCTCGATCCGCAGCCCGCCTGGCTCAATGCACACCAAATTCCCGACTCGGTGCAGCAGCAGGGGCAGCGCGTGGGTGTGTGCCTCACTACTGAACAGTGGAGCCGCCTCGATCCGCTCCAGCGATTTGCGTTGATCAAGCTTAGCCAGTCTAGCCATGAACATCAAAATTTTCTGCCTGCGCTGCGAGAATTTGGCGTGCTACAGAGTGCTGGGTCAGAGGCGTAG
- a CDS encoding TIGR04376 family protein, with protein sequence MSLFDDLSTFLEARLDEFLRDNPHLELQAIEDNLRDQEEEAIRLLGDLRLKESRLQQEILNTAQEVQLWHTRVEKAKEKGRMDLAQPAEEHEATLLRQGNQLWGQMEALRQRIQETIDLQRQIQQKRKEVSAQAAQARATRTTTSVDQQWQTAGWQNYNASPPGSSSPQDLEKAFRQWEMDEEIEELKRNMGKG encoded by the coding sequence ATGAGCCTTTTTGACGACCTCAGCACGTTTCTAGAAGCCCGCCTGGACGAGTTTTTGCGCGATAACCCGCACCTGGAACTCCAGGCCATCGAGGACAACCTGCGGGATCAGGAAGAAGAAGCGATTCGCTTACTAGGTGACTTGCGGCTCAAGGAAAGTCGGCTCCAGCAGGAAATCTTGAACACGGCACAGGAAGTGCAACTCTGGCACACCCGCGTCGAAAAAGCAAAGGAAAAGGGGCGCATGGATCTGGCCCAGCCCGCCGAAGAACACGAAGCCACGCTGCTGCGCCAGGGAAATCAGCTTTGGGGACAAATGGAAGCCCTGCGCCAGCGGATTCAGGAAACCATCGACCTCCAGCGACAGATTCAGCAAAAGCGCAAGGAAGTATCGGCCCAGGCGGCCCAGGCAAGAGCCACCCGCACCACAACCTCGGTTGACCAGCAGTGGCAAACTGCTGGCTGGCAAAACTACAACGCCTCCCCCCCCGGTTCGTCCTCTCCCCAAGACCTGGAAAAAGCCTTTCGCCAATGGGAGATGGATGAAGAAATCGAAGAGTTGAAACGAAATATGGGCAAGGGCTAA
- a CDS encoding globin family protein — protein sequence MLTLSHTLDRSLRNADGAYLDQQGLQILSAYVQTYQTRLDAYQQLRDRSTPMIHQALKKLAQVHPELIQQHGQRCLYDMTEVVRYIALSVLRDDETFFKEQMMSWLDTILMAHKRHSHCATAYRYLQEAIAANLSPAANTLISPYLDSVVLALQSHA from the coding sequence ATGCTCACCCTTAGCCACACCCTAGACCGAAGTTTGCGAAACGCTGATGGCGCTTATCTGGATCAGCAAGGACTGCAAATCCTGAGTGCCTACGTGCAAACCTATCAGACCCGGCTAGATGCATATCAGCAATTGCGCGATCGCAGCACGCCAATGATTCACCAGGCGCTCAAGAAGCTGGCGCAGGTGCATCCAGAGCTAATCCAGCAGCATGGACAGCGCTGTTTATATGACATGACCGAAGTCGTTCGCTACATTGCCCTCTCGGTGCTGCGAGATGACGAGACATTTTTCAAAGAGCAGATGATGTCTTGGCTCGACACCATCCTGATGGCCCACAAGCGCCATAGCCACTGCGCCACGGCCTATCGCTATCTCCAGGAGGCGATCGCCGCCAACCTCTCGCCCGCCGCCAACACACTCATTTCTCCGTATTTGGATAGCGTTGTTCTAGCGCTACAATCCCACGCCTAG
- a CDS encoding helix-turn-helix domain-containing protein: protein MSQFNTSALARLHLQQYLHDVDRDNVDTKFFRQNVIQIEDQRLGNLHDYLNQIFYLAVKNPDFLARSYPLLLGDLLPLLVNCFSTESYPRLCTHPFRRATLVQEAEAYMLAHLDEPITLEAICKAVKTSKSTLSYGFQEIFGLSPMAYLKSVRLNEVRRALKASDPTQATVLGIANRYGFWHMGHFSRDYRQMFGESPSETLKGLL from the coding sequence ATGTCTCAATTCAACACTTCTGCCCTAGCCCGTTTGCATTTGCAACAGTATCTACACGATGTAGATCGTGACAATGTAGACACCAAATTTTTTCGGCAAAACGTTATTCAAATTGAAGACCAACGGCTCGGCAATCTGCATGACTACCTCAACCAAATCTTTTACCTGGCAGTTAAAAACCCGGATTTTTTAGCGCGTTCGTATCCCCTCCTTTTGGGCGATCTGCTGCCCCTGTTAGTCAACTGCTTTAGCACCGAAAGTTACCCCCGCCTCTGCACTCACCCCTTTCGCCGAGCCACCCTAGTGCAAGAGGCCGAAGCCTATATGCTGGCCCACCTTGATGAGCCCATTACCCTAGAGGCGATTTGCAAAGCCGTTAAAACTAGTAAAAGTACTCTCTCCTACGGCTTTCAAGAAATTTTTGGCCTCAGCCCCATGGCCTACCTTAAAAGCGTGCGGCTAAATGAGGTGCGCCGAGCCCTCAAAGCCAGCGACCCCACGCAAGCTACTGTGCTGGGAATCGCTAACCGTTATGGCTTTTGGCACATGGGTCATTTTTCTCGTGACTATCGGCAGATGTTTGGCGAGTCACCATCGGAGACGTTGAAGGGGCTTCTATAG
- the psb35 gene encoding photosystem II assembly protein Psb35, whose amino-acid sequence MVLLMDVAAGGGFPVWFTAVYVVGFIAAVTIGSIAWYNSKRPPGWEAKERPDIVPKIDEDPK is encoded by the coding sequence ATGGTTCTGTTGATGGATGTAGCCGCAGGCGGCGGTTTTCCAGTTTGGTTTACGGCGGTCTACGTGGTGGGGTTTATTGCGGCCGTCACCATCGGCTCGATCGCCTGGTATAACTCGAAGCGGCCGCCGGGTTGGGAAGCCAAGGAGCGTCCAGACATCGTTCCGAAGATCGACGAAGACCCCAAGTAG
- a CDS encoding phycobilisome rod-core linker polypeptide — translation MQHTPISIHPNSSQTEREAALQQIYRQVLERQPYSYERRILGRLEKDFLANRIGVRRFLRELGQSEVYLNAFYFNTSNYKFIERCLKHFLGRALLNHEEMQHYGNVLARQGAAGLISTLLDSEEYRKAFGGFTIPHARAQSCYESPKAYLETHVLNQEYAGRRGNAVPTLIWHELGLNCDTGVCRHPEADEALEPPLPGIADHLPDSFLALLRGDNQELDTATVRELVASLSPQQRKALQRAILS, via the coding sequence ATGCAACACACACCCATTTCGATTCATCCCAATTCCTCTCAGACCGAGCGCGAAGCCGCCCTCCAGCAAATCTATCGGCAAGTCCTCGAACGCCAGCCCTACAGCTATGAGCGGCGAATTTTAGGACGGTTGGAAAAAGACTTTCTGGCCAACCGGATCGGGGTACGGCGGTTTCTGCGCGAACTGGGACAGTCCGAGGTATATCTCAACGCCTTTTACTTCAATACGTCTAACTACAAATTTATAGAGCGCTGTCTGAAGCATTTCTTGGGGCGGGCACTCCTCAACCATGAAGAAATGCAGCACTATGGCAACGTTCTGGCCCGACAGGGCGCAGCAGGGCTAATTTCGACCCTGCTCGACTCAGAAGAATATCGCAAGGCGTTTGGTGGGTTCACGATTCCCCATGCCCGCGCCCAGTCGTGCTACGAATCGCCCAAAGCCTACCTGGAAACCCATGTGCTAAACCAGGAATACGCAGGGCGACGGGGCAACGCCGTGCCAACCCTGATCTGGCACGAGCTAGGGCTGAACTGCGACACAGGCGTATGCCGCCACCCAGAGGCCGACGAAGCCCTAGAGCCGCCGCTCCCAGGAATTGCCGACCATTTGCCAGACTCCTTCTTGGCGCTGCTTAGAGGAGACAATCAGGAACTAGACACGGCTACGGTTCGGGAACTGGTTGCTTCTCTCTCGCCGCAGCAAAGAAAAGCCCTCCAGCGGGCAATCCTGAGTTGA
- a CDS encoding glycoside hydrolase 100 family protein, producing MKTTTNLVTEAWQLLERSIVYYGDRPVGTVAACDPSVEALNYDQCFVRDFVSSALVFLTHGRPEIVRNFLVETLALQSGEKQMDYFYAGRGLMPASFKVVSAEGKQYLVADFGEHAIGRVTPVDSCLWWIILLRAYVKATGDLDLAHQPEFQQGILWILKLCMADRFDMYPTMLVPDGAFMIDRRMGVDGHPLEIQTLFYAALMSARELLAPGPRNDIHIQIINQRLSILNYHMRQYYWLDARRLNTIYRYHGEEFGEGAVNKFNIYPDSIPEWTFDWMPDEGGYLAGNLGPARLDFRFFALGNLMAVVSSLTNAEESQQVMNLIEQRWDDLVGQMPMKICYPAVVDQEWKILTGCDPKNVPWSYHNGGSWPMLLWLMAAACQKTGRTDLCRRAMAIAERRLSEDEWPEYYDGKAGRYVGKASRKYQTWTIAGYLLAQDFLDNPSHLDLICFDEDPQFFDWMYRLQEF from the coding sequence ATGAAGACTACGACAAATCTTGTAACAGAAGCCTGGCAACTCCTGGAGCGGTCGATTGTGTATTACGGCGATCGCCCCGTCGGCACCGTAGCAGCTTGTGACCCCAGCGTCGAAGCCCTGAACTACGATCAGTGCTTCGTGCGGGATTTTGTGTCCTCAGCGCTAGTGTTTCTCACCCACGGCCGCCCCGAAATTGTCCGAAACTTTTTGGTGGAGACTCTGGCACTCCAGAGCGGCGAGAAGCAGATGGACTACTTCTACGCTGGCCGGGGATTGATGCCCGCCAGTTTCAAAGTTGTCAGTGCCGAAGGCAAGCAATACCTGGTGGCAGATTTCGGTGAACACGCCATTGGCCGCGTCACGCCTGTCGATTCCTGCCTCTGGTGGATTATTCTGCTGCGGGCCTATGTCAAGGCAACGGGCGACCTGGATCTGGCCCACCAGCCAGAGTTTCAGCAGGGCATCCTGTGGATTCTCAAGCTCTGCATGGCCGATCGCTTCGACATGTATCCCACCATGCTTGTCCCCGACGGTGCGTTCATGATCGACCGCCGCATGGGCGTAGATGGGCATCCGCTAGAAATCCAAACCCTGTTCTATGCGGCGCTGATGTCGGCCCGGGAACTGCTGGCTCCGGGCCCGCGCAACGATATCCACATCCAGATCATCAACCAGCGCCTCAGCATTTTGAACTACCATATGCGCCAGTATTACTGGCTGGATGCGCGGCGGTTGAACACGATCTATCGCTACCACGGCGAAGAATTTGGCGAGGGCGCAGTCAACAAGTTCAATATCTATCCCGATTCAATTCCTGAATGGACATTTGACTGGATGCCCGATGAAGGCGGCTACCTGGCGGGCAACCTGGGCCCAGCCCGGCTAGACTTTCGCTTTTTTGCCTTGGGCAACCTGATGGCCGTCGTATCGTCGCTGACCAATGCCGAAGAGTCGCAGCAGGTGATGAACCTGATCGAGCAGCGCTGGGATGACCTGGTGGGGCAGATGCCCATGAAGATTTGCTATCCCGCCGTCGTGGATCAAGAGTGGAAAATTCTAACGGGCTGCGACCCGAAGAATGTGCCCTGGTCGTATCACAATGGCGGCAGTTGGCCGATGCTGCTGTGGCTGATGGCGGCGGCCTGCCAAAAAACGGGACGGACGGATCTGTGTCGCCGAGCCATGGCTATTGCCGAACGCCGCCTCAGTGAAGACGAGTGGCCAGAATACTATGACGGCAAGGCCGGACGCTACGTGGGCAAGGCCTCACGTAAGTATCAGACCTGGACGATTGCAGGCTATCTGCTGGCGCAAGATTTTCTGGACAACCCCAGCCATCTTGATCTAATCTGCTTTGACGAAGATCCGCAGTTTTTCGACTGGATGTATCGTCTGCAAGAGTTCTAG
- a CDS encoding formylglycine-generating enzyme family protein, whose product MFNQSTPELTPVEFEVLTLLPTGEVGDRRMGRAKLWKESLAAGVALEMVILPGGPFTMGAPREEEGWHPSQGPQRSVTLRPFSLSKYPVTQAQWRAVAALPVVGRSLDPDPAHFKGDHHPVEQVSWLEAVEFCDRLTAHTGRPYRLPSEAEWEYACRGGTETPFHVGETLTTDLANYSGVDWEYQGRLCNRGSYGRGPQGEDRRETVPVGYFAHANAFGLCDLHGNVREWCQDTWHDTYADAPTDGTAWETGGDPKRRILRGGSWNVGPRSCRSAFRSRAEGDCGLYDIGFRVACGWDGFA is encoded by the coding sequence ATGTTCAATCAGAGTACACCGGAACTAACGCCGGTGGAGTTTGAAGTGCTAACCCTATTGCCGACGGGCGAAGTGGGCGATCGCCGCATGGGTCGAGCCAAGCTCTGGAAAGAATCTCTGGCTGCGGGCGTAGCGTTGGAGATGGTGATCTTGCCAGGAGGCCCGTTTACGATGGGCGCACCTAGAGAAGAGGAGGGCTGGCATCCCTCGCAAGGACCCCAGCGATCGGTTACGCTGCGGCCTTTTTCCTTGAGCAAGTATCCTGTGACACAGGCCCAATGGCGAGCAGTGGCGGCGCTGCCCGTGGTGGGGCGATCGCTCGACCCAGACCCCGCCCATTTCAAAGGCGATCACCATCCGGTGGAGCAGGTGTCGTGGCTGGAGGCGGTGGAATTTTGCGATCGCCTCACCGCGCACACGGGCCGTCCCTACCGCTTGCCCAGCGAGGCCGAGTGGGAATACGCCTGTCGCGGCGGCACAGAGACCCCCTTTCACGTCGGCGAAACCCTGACCACCGACCTGGCAAATTACTCCGGGGTGGACTGGGAGTATCAGGGGCGACTGTGCAACCGGGGCAGCTACGGGCGGGGCCCCCAGGGCGAAGACCGCCGCGAGACCGTGCCTGTGGGCTATTTTGCCCATGCCAATGCCTTTGGACTCTGCGACCTGCATGGCAATGTGCGTGAGTGGTGTCAGGATACCTGGCATGACACCTACGCCGATGCGCCGACAGACGGAACCGCGTGGGAAACAGGCGGCGACCCCAAACGGCGCATACTGCGAGGCGGCTCCTGGAACGTGGGGCCCCGCAGTTGTCGGTCTGCTTTTCGGTCGCGGGCTGAGGGCGATTGCGGCCTGTATGACATTGGCTTTCGGGTCGCCTGCGGCTGGGACGGATTTGCTTGA